A genomic stretch from Bradyrhizobium sp. 195 includes:
- a CDS encoding MBL fold metallo-hydrolase, translated as MFFSLDVLRARKGDCLMLHFGSEQDPHLILIDGGPSNVYEPFLKPRLQEIHETRDLGEEALPVDVVMVSHVDDDHIKGILDLTREQRTNSPDVRLAVTSLWHNSFDDLLKTKPHELVAGFGTASVETTVAAGEAGIDSGSVLASFGKSMLRDDADIEEEGMHQTVEVLSSIPQGRTLRDDARALGWKPNHKFKGKLILAAETAKPVTLGDLTITVVGPMQPELLALQAEHDKWLRAQKEKKKKSPEAALAAFVDESIPNLSSIVVLAELGGKTMLLTGDARGDKILEGMEQAGLLKAGGKKHVDLLKVPHHGSDNNMETIFFNRVPADHYVFSGDGEHGNPERATLEMLLQARGADADYTIHLTYPVEEIDIARQADWEKEQAKEKARKKKNPASKKPIRENWSPAKHSLGALFKNNPKLAGKVVIVNPDKPHLIDLLEPLDL; from the coding sequence ATGTTCTTCAGTCTGGATGTATTACGCGCGCGCAAGGGCGATTGTCTGATGCTTCATTTCGGATCGGAGCAGGATCCACATCTGATCTTGATCGATGGCGGTCCTTCGAATGTGTACGAGCCCTTTCTCAAGCCGCGGTTGCAAGAGATCCACGAAACACGGGATCTGGGCGAGGAGGCGCTACCGGTCGACGTCGTCATGGTAAGCCATGTCGACGACGACCACATCAAGGGAATTCTCGACCTCACCAGGGAGCAGCGCACCAACAGCCCCGACGTGCGTCTCGCCGTGACCAGCCTGTGGCACAACAGTTTCGACGATCTGCTCAAGACCAAGCCCCATGAACTGGTGGCGGGTTTCGGCACCGCGTCGGTTGAGACGACGGTTGCGGCAGGTGAGGCGGGCATCGATTCCGGGAGCGTGCTGGCGAGCTTCGGAAAGAGCATGCTCAGGGACGACGCCGACATCGAAGAGGAGGGTATGCATCAAACGGTCGAAGTGCTGTCCAGCATTCCGCAGGGGCGCACCTTGCGGGACGATGCCAGGGCCCTCGGCTGGAAGCCCAACCACAAATTCAAGGGCAAGCTGATCCTTGCGGCCGAAACCGCGAAGCCAGTGACGCTCGGCGATCTGACGATAACGGTGGTTGGGCCGATGCAGCCGGAACTGCTTGCCTTGCAGGCAGAGCATGACAAATGGCTGCGCGCGCAAAAGGAGAAGAAAAAGAAATCGCCCGAAGCCGCGCTGGCGGCTTTCGTCGACGAATCCATTCCGAACCTGTCCAGCATCGTCGTCCTCGCCGAACTCGGGGGCAAGACGATGCTGCTGACGGGCGACGCCCGAGGCGACAAGATTCTGGAGGGAATGGAGCAGGCCGGGCTATTGAAAGCGGGCGGCAAAAAGCATGTTGATCTCTTGAAGGTTCCGCACCACGGCAGCGACAACAACATGGAGACGATCTTCTTCAACCGCGTGCCGGCCGATCACTACGTTTTCTCCGGGGATGGCGAGCATGGCAATCCCGAACGTGCCACGCTCGAGATGCTGCTGCAGGCTCGGGGCGCCGACGCTGACTACACGATCCACCTTACGTATCCGGTCGAGGAAATCGATATCGCGCGACAAGCAGACTGGGAAAAGGAGCAAGCCAAGGAAAAGGCCCGAAAGAAGAAAAATCCGGCGTCAAAGAAGCCGATCAGGGAGAATTGGTCGCCGGCAAAACACAGCCTTGGCGCTCTCTTCAAGAACAATCCCAAGCTCGCCGGGAAAGTAGTGATCGTCAATCCCGACAAGCCGCATCTGATCGATCTGCTCGAGCCGCTGGACCTGTAG
- a CDS encoding MDR family MFS transporter, producing MNKFERQSSSADIQTLPDDIAEELSRLPSEVISVDDAPSIAPPAPLSQDEVRTIVISLMLTMFLAALDQTIVATALPTIGRQFQDVSNLSWVITAYLLASTAVAPVFGTLSDIYGRRAMIIISLSLFVAGSVLCAIAPNMPMLILARGLQGLGGGGIMPVVQTVISDVVSPRERGQYQAYFSSVWMVGGILGPVIGGVFAEHLHWSMIFWINLPLTAAALALLLPKMKKIPVFHRKRKVDWLGGVLLMASAVVFMLVLTWGGTRFPWLSATVLAMVGGAVALAVSFVWHARRADEPFLPLPLLGGRVVPFGLTAGGCALGAITGLTVQLPLYYESVYHLSASEAGLALIPLAAVSTCGAAIAGRTMARAKHYKRVAIIGTSWAALCGLGLTLTTLPLWGLLTLMAAFALGLGTTFPVCVVSVQNSVARPQVGTITGALNFFRSLMSSFTVAAFAAILLIALGIDVPLAGEHHAAGAVAIPADDMRHAFRYVFGAATALMTSAALCLIMMEERPLAGPSVTKHVEMAE from the coding sequence ATGAACAAGTTCGAACGGCAGAGCAGTTCTGCCGATATCCAGACTTTGCCCGACGATATCGCCGAAGAGCTGTCCCGGCTTCCGAGTGAAGTCATCAGCGTCGATGACGCCCCGTCGATCGCGCCGCCCGCGCCGCTGTCACAGGATGAGGTCCGCACCATCGTCATCAGCCTGATGCTGACGATGTTCCTGGCCGCCCTCGACCAGACCATTGTGGCGACCGCGCTGCCGACCATCGGACGCCAATTCCAGGACGTGTCCAATCTCTCCTGGGTCATCACCGCCTATCTGCTCGCCTCGACCGCGGTCGCGCCGGTGTTCGGCACCTTGAGCGACATCTACGGCCGGCGCGCCATGATCATCATCTCGCTCAGCCTGTTCGTCGCGGGCTCCGTGCTGTGCGCGATTGCGCCGAACATGCCGATGCTGATCCTGGCCCGCGGCCTTCAGGGGCTCGGCGGCGGCGGCATCATGCCTGTCGTGCAGACCGTGATCTCGGACGTCGTGAGCCCGCGCGAGCGCGGCCAGTATCAGGCCTATTTCTCCAGCGTGTGGATGGTCGGCGGCATCTTGGGCCCGGTCATCGGGGGTGTGTTCGCCGAGCATCTGCACTGGTCGATGATCTTCTGGATCAATCTGCCGCTGACGGCCGCGGCGCTCGCGCTGCTGCTGCCGAAGATGAAGAAAATCCCGGTATTCCACCGCAAGCGCAAGGTCGACTGGCTCGGCGGCGTCCTGCTGATGGCCTCCGCCGTGGTCTTCATGCTGGTGCTGACCTGGGGCGGCACGCGGTTTCCCTGGCTGTCGGCGACGGTGCTGGCGATGGTGGGCGGCGCCGTCGCGCTCGCGGTCAGCTTCGTGTGGCATGCCCGTCGCGCCGACGAGCCGTTCCTGCCGCTGCCGCTGCTCGGCGGACGTGTCGTGCCGTTCGGGCTGACGGCCGGCGGTTGCGCTCTCGGCGCCATCACGGGCCTCACGGTCCAGCTCCCGCTCTATTACGAATCCGTCTATCACCTCAGCGCCAGCGAGGCGGGCCTTGCGCTCATTCCGCTCGCGGCGGTCTCGACCTGCGGTGCGGCCATCGCCGGCCGTACGATGGCGCGGGCCAAGCACTACAAGCGCGTCGCCATCATCGGCACGTCCTGGGCCGCGCTGTGTGGCCTCGGCCTCACGCTGACAACGCTCCCGCTATGGGGCCTGCTGACGCTGATGGCGGCGTTTGCACTCGGCCTCGGCACCACCTTTCCGGTCTGCGTGGTCTCAGTACAGAACTCGGTCGCGCGGCCGCAGGTCGGCACCATCACCGGCGCCTTGAACTTCTTCCGCTCGCTGATGTCGTCCTTCACGGTCGCCGCTTTCGCAGCCATCCTGCTGATCGCGCTCGGCATCGACGTTCCGCTGGCCGGCGAGCATCACGCCGCAGGCGCCGTCGCGATTCCCGCCGACGACATGCGGCACGCGTTTCGTTACGTCTTCGGCGCCGCCACCGCGCTGATGACCAGTGCCGCACTCTGCCTGATCATGATGGAGGAGCGGCCGCTGGCTGGCCCTTCCGTCACCAAGCATGTCGAGATGGCGGAGTAG
- a CDS encoding alpha/beta hydrolase, with translation MLGALFFAAALTPTLIPRSYLTQGAIAGACFGIGYLAGNVWRWLWHYLELPEPSARLRSTANALVAAACLLVVILFLWRAAGWQNSIRTVMKMAPVETAHPLKVCVIALITFVVLLVLARLFALAAGFIAARTRRVVPRRIANVIGVLAAGLLFWSIASNVLIRTAFNALDSSFREVDALLEPERPQPTAPERTGSPASLVKWKQLGRMGRRFIASGPTATEISAVARRPAKEPVRVYVGLGGAATAQARAKLALDELKRQHGFERKTLIVVTPTGTGWIDPAAMDTVEYLHHGDVASVAMQYSYLNSPLSLLFQPEFGAEAARALFSEIYGYWTTLPKDRRPKLYLHGLSLGAMNSEKSAELFETIGDPIAGALWSGAPFESRIWRSITANRNPGTPAWLPEFRDGRFVRFMNQNGPTVPADAPWGPMRVVYLQYASDAITFFAYRDAYRSPDWMTAPRGPDVSPELRWYPVVTMLQLALDMAVATNTPMGFGHVYAPEHYVDAWVAVTDVHDWSAEALSQLKAHLAAAARKAAESNVAEEPYADRGG, from the coding sequence ATGCTGGGTGCTCTGTTCTTCGCGGCCGCGCTGACGCCGACGCTGATCCCGCGGAGCTATCTCACGCAAGGCGCCATCGCCGGCGCCTGCTTCGGGATCGGCTATCTCGCCGGCAATGTCTGGCGCTGGCTGTGGCACTATCTCGAATTGCCCGAGCCGTCGGCGCGCCTGAGATCGACCGCAAACGCGCTGGTCGCGGCCGCCTGCCTGCTCGTCGTCATCCTTTTCCTGTGGCGGGCGGCCGGATGGCAGAACTCGATCCGCACTGTGATGAAGATGGCGCCGGTCGAGACCGCCCATCCGCTCAAGGTCTGCGTCATCGCCCTGATCACGTTCGTCGTGCTGCTGGTGCTGGCGCGGCTGTTCGCGCTTGCCGCCGGCTTCATCGCCGCGCGTACCAGGCGCGTCGTTCCGCGGAGAATCGCGAACGTCATCGGCGTGCTCGCCGCGGGTCTGTTGTTCTGGTCGATCGCCAGCAATGTCCTGATCCGCACGGCCTTCAACGCGCTCGATTCGTCATTTCGCGAAGTCGACGCCCTGCTCGAGCCCGAGCGGCCGCAGCCGACCGCGCCGGAACGGACAGGAAGTCCCGCCTCGCTGGTGAAGTGGAAGCAGCTTGGACGCATGGGGCGCAGGTTCATCGCCTCGGGGCCGACCGCAACTGAGATCAGCGCCGTTGCGCGAAGGCCCGCGAAGGAGCCCGTGCGGGTCTATGTGGGCCTTGGCGGCGCCGCGACGGCGCAAGCGCGCGCCAAGCTTGCGCTCGACGAACTCAAGCGGCAGCACGGTTTTGAACGCAAGACACTCATCGTCGTCACGCCGACCGGAACCGGCTGGATCGACCCTGCCGCGATGGACACCGTCGAATATCTCCACCATGGCGACGTCGCCAGTGTCGCGATGCAGTATTCCTATCTCAACAGTCCGCTGTCGCTGCTGTTTCAGCCCGAATTCGGTGCCGAAGCGGCGCGCGCCCTGTTCTCCGAAATTTACGGCTACTGGACGACGCTGCCGAAGGACCGACGGCCGAAGCTGTACCTGCATGGACTGAGCCTCGGCGCGATGAACTCGGAGAAATCCGCAGAGCTGTTCGAGACGATTGGCGATCCGATTGCGGGCGCACTTTGGAGCGGCGCGCCGTTCGAAAGTCGCATCTGGCGCTCGATCACCGCGAACCGCAATCCGGGCACGCCGGCCTGGCTGCCGGAATTCCGCGACGGCCGCTTCGTGCGGTTCATGAACCAGAATGGACCGACGGTACCGGCAGATGCGCCCTGGGGTCCGATGCGCGTCGTCTATCTGCAATATGCGAGCGACGCGATCACCTTCTTCGCCTATCGCGACGCCTATCGATCCCCTGACTGGATGACGGCGCCGCGCGGGCCGGATGTGTCACCGGAGCTGCGATGGTATCCGGTCGTGACCATGCTGCAGCTCGCCCTCGACATGGCAGTCGCGACCAATACGCCGATGGGCTTTGGCCACGTCTACGCGCCCGAACACTACGTCGATGCCTGGGTCGCCGTCACCGATGTCCATGATTGGTCCGCCGAGGCGCTGTCGCAGCTCAAGGCGCATCTTGCAGCGGCGGCGCGAAAGGCGGCCGAGAGCAACGTCGCAGAGGAGCCTTACGCCGATCGGGGCGGCTAG
- a CDS encoding GAF domain-containing protein, producing MTPPSNEIEELERRLQSAAAETAQLRSELAIARDRQSASAEILRNIAASPSDARPVFAAIASSSKRLLDGFSATVLQFIRDELHLVAFTPTSPEADQGLEASFPRKIADFPTFALVRGGETIQFPDSEADDVPQLNRELARLRGFRSVLFMPLMNRGTPVGMISVTRAEPGAFAPDLVQLLQTFADQAVIAIENARLFNETREALERQTATADILKVMAASPSDVQPVFDAIAANANRLIGGFSTAVLRYVDGAAHLAAFTPTDPAGDRVLQASFPVPFAQFPPYPLVADGAAAQLPDTELEPAARDIARARGYRSMLFTPLMSEGEALGIIIATRRATGAFGDHHVRLLQTFADQAVIAIKNVSLFNATREALERQTATADILKVIAASPADVTPVFQAISDSAKALVGGHSSAVTRVIDGMLHLAAFTTDNEAGNADLLSSFPAPLSSSGIHSRVATSGEYAFRSDMQNEPDLTDAMKELARTRGYRSILVVPMLRDGVAIGTIGVTRPEPGRFPDKAINLLKTFADQAVIAVENTRLFNEVQDRTRELTESLEQQTATSEVLSVISRSAGDLKPVFEAMLSKAMQLCGASFGVLNTYDGTQFHTAATYGLPPAYDEFRRRAPLNYGPATAPARLLRGEPFVEMVDLLESDAYRSGEPNRRALVDLGGARCLLAVPLLQDERMVGNVMIFRQENRPFSKKQITLLNQFAAQAVIAIENARLLSELRQRTENLTESLQQQTATADVLKVISRSAFDLQAVLDTLVESAARLCEADMAAITRKTGSTYFRAGSYGFPTKFVEYIRDLPVRPDRRTITGRTLLGDKVVHVTDVLEDPDYFFEGQELSGNPRSFLGVPLLREGSTVGAIVLARRAIRPFSEKQIELVTSFADQAVIAIENVRLFDEVQARTRELAASLENLRAAQDRLVQTEKLASLGQLTAGIAHEIKNPLNFVNNFASLSAELTDELNEVLAPAVLADDIRGEVDELTGLLKDNLEKIVQHGRRADSIVKNMLLHSREGGGEHRLSDINALVEESLNLAYHGARAEKPQFDVTLERDLDPAAGSADVFPQEITRVLLNLISNGFHAVAKRKAENEAAGYAPVVTAATRDRGDHIEIRIRDNGTGIPDEVKEKMFNPFFTTKPAGEGTGLGLSMSHDIVVKQHGGTIDVATEPGKFTEFRIVLPRKSGLSDNG from the coding sequence ATGACGCCCCCTTCCAACGAAATCGAGGAACTCGAGCGCCGATTGCAGTCGGCTGCAGCCGAGACTGCGCAGCTGCGCAGCGAGCTGGCGATTGCGCGGGATCGCCAGAGCGCGAGCGCCGAGATCCTGCGCAATATCGCGGCATCGCCCTCCGATGCCCGGCCGGTCTTCGCGGCGATTGCATCCAGCTCCAAGCGCCTGCTCGACGGCTTCTCCGCCACCGTGCTTCAATTCATCCGCGACGAGCTGCACCTCGTGGCGTTCACGCCGACCAGCCCGGAGGCGGACCAAGGGCTCGAGGCCTCGTTCCCGCGCAAGATTGCGGATTTCCCGACCTTTGCCCTGGTGCGGGGCGGCGAGACCATCCAGTTTCCCGACAGCGAAGCCGATGACGTCCCACAGCTGAACCGCGAGCTGGCGCGCCTGCGCGGCTTCCGCAGCGTGCTGTTCATGCCGCTGATGAACCGGGGCACGCCGGTCGGCATGATCAGCGTCACGCGCGCCGAGCCGGGCGCATTCGCGCCCGACCTCGTGCAGCTGCTCCAGACCTTTGCCGACCAGGCCGTGATCGCGATCGAGAATGCACGCCTGTTCAACGAGACGCGCGAAGCTCTCGAGCGCCAGACCGCCACCGCCGATATCCTGAAGGTGATGGCGGCCTCGCCCTCGGACGTGCAGCCGGTGTTCGACGCCATCGCCGCCAACGCCAACCGGCTGATCGGCGGCTTTTCCACGGCGGTGCTGCGTTATGTCGACGGCGCCGCGCACCTCGCCGCATTCACGCCGACCGATCCGGCCGGCGATCGCGTGCTCCAGGCCTCCTTTCCGGTGCCGTTCGCGCAATTCCCGCCCTACCCGCTGGTGGCCGATGGCGCGGCGGCGCAATTGCCAGACACCGAGCTCGAGCCGGCGGCGCGCGATATCGCGCGTGCGCGCGGCTATCGCAGCATGCTGTTCACGCCGCTGATGAGCGAGGGCGAGGCCCTCGGCATCATCATCGCGACGCGACGCGCGACCGGCGCGTTCGGCGATCATCACGTGCGGCTGCTGCAGACCTTCGCCGACCAGGCGGTGATCGCGATCAAGAATGTCAGCCTGTTCAACGCCACCAGGGAAGCGCTGGAACGCCAGACTGCGACCGCCGACATCCTCAAGGTGATCGCGGCCTCGCCCGCGGATGTGACGCCGGTGTTCCAGGCGATCTCCGACAGCGCCAAGGCCTTGGTCGGCGGACACTCCTCCGCCGTCACGCGCGTCATCGATGGCATGCTGCATCTGGCGGCCTTCACCACCGACAATGAGGCCGGCAACGCCGATCTGCTTAGCTCATTCCCGGCGCCGTTGTCGTCGTCAGGCATCCACAGCCGGGTGGCGACGAGCGGGGAATATGCCTTCCGCAGCGACATGCAGAACGAGCCAGACCTCACGGACGCCATGAAGGAGCTGGCGCGGACGCGAGGCTATCGCAGCATCCTCGTGGTGCCGATGCTGCGTGACGGCGTTGCGATCGGCACCATCGGCGTGACGCGGCCGGAGCCCGGTCGCTTCCCGGACAAGGCGATCAACCTGCTCAAGACCTTCGCCGACCAGGCCGTGATCGCGGTCGAGAACACGCGCCTGTTCAACGAGGTCCAGGACCGCACGCGGGAGCTTACCGAGTCACTGGAGCAGCAGACCGCGACATCGGAGGTGCTCAGCGTCATCAGCCGATCGGCCGGCGATCTCAAGCCGGTGTTCGAGGCGATGCTCAGCAAGGCAATGCAGCTCTGCGGTGCCAGTTTCGGCGTGCTCAACACCTACGATGGCACGCAGTTCCACACAGCCGCCACTTACGGTCTGCCCCCCGCCTACGATGAATTCCGGCGCAGGGCGCCCCTCAACTATGGTCCGGCCACCGCGCCCGCGCGCCTGTTGAGGGGCGAACCGTTCGTCGAAATGGTCGACCTTCTGGAGTCGGACGCCTATCGCAGCGGAGAGCCGAACCGTCGGGCGCTGGTCGATCTCGGCGGCGCGCGCTGTCTGCTCGCTGTGCCGTTGCTCCAGGACGAGCGCATGGTCGGCAACGTCATGATCTTCAGGCAGGAGAACCGACCCTTCTCGAAGAAGCAGATCACCTTGCTGAACCAGTTCGCGGCGCAAGCCGTGATCGCCATCGAGAACGCGCGGCTGCTCAGCGAATTGCGTCAGCGCACCGAGAATTTGACCGAGTCACTGCAGCAGCAGACGGCGACTGCCGACGTGCTCAAGGTTATCAGCCGCTCGGCGTTCGACTTGCAGGCTGTGCTCGATACGCTGGTCGAATCGGCGGCGCGACTATGCGAAGCCGATATGGCGGCGATTACCCGCAAGACCGGCAGCACCTATTTCCGGGCGGGCTCCTACGGCTTCCCGACCAAATTCGTCGAATATATAAGAGATCTCCCGGTCCGGCCGGACAGGCGCACGATCACGGGCCGGACTTTGCTCGGGGACAAGGTGGTCCATGTCACCGACGTGCTCGAAGACCCCGATTACTTCTTTGAAGGCCAGGAATTGAGCGGCAATCCGCGTAGCTTCCTCGGTGTGCCCTTACTGCGCGAGGGCAGCACGGTTGGCGCTATTGTTCTCGCACGTCGCGCAATCCGGCCGTTCAGCGAAAAGCAGATCGAACTCGTGACCAGCTTCGCCGACCAAGCCGTCATCGCGATCGAGAATGTGCGCCTCTTCGACGAGGTGCAGGCCCGCACGCGTGAGCTCGCCGCCTCGCTCGAGAACTTGCGCGCAGCGCAGGACCGGCTGGTCCAGACCGAAAAGCTGGCCTCGCTCGGCCAGCTCACCGCCGGCATCGCGCATGAGATCAAGAACCCGCTCAACTTCGTCAACAATTTTGCGTCGCTCTCCGCCGAATTGACCGACGAGCTGAACGAGGTGCTCGCACCCGCCGTCCTTGCGGACGATATCCGCGGCGAAGTCGACGAGCTCACGGGACTTCTGAAGGACAATCTCGAAAAAATCGTGCAGCACGGACGGCGCGCCGATTCCATCGTCAAGAACATGCTGTTGCATTCGCGCGAGGGCGGCGGCGAGCATCGCCTGAGCGACATCAACGCGCTGGTCGAGGAGAGCCTCAACCTCGCCTATCACGGCGCGCGCGCCGAGAAGCCGCAGTTCGACGTGACGCTCGAACGCGACCTCGATCCGGCTGCAGGCTCGGCCGATGTGTTCCCTCAAGAGATCACCCGGGTGTTGCTGAACCTGATCTCGAACGGATTCCATGCCGTGGCCAAGCGCAAGGCAGAGAACGAGGCGGCCGGTTACGCGCCGGTCGTGACCGCCGCGACCCGCGACCGCGGCGATCACATCGAGATCCGCATTCGCGACAACGGCACGGGCATCCCGGACGAGGTGAAGGAGAAGATGTTCAATCCGTTCTTCACCACCAAGCCGGCCGGCGAAGGCACCGGGCTCGGACTGTCGATGAGCCACGACATCGTGGTGAAGCAGCATGGCGGCACGATCGACGTCGCGACCGAGCCCGGCAAGTTTACCGAATTCAGAATCGTGCTGCCGCGCAAGAGTGGTCTGTCAGACAACGGCTGA
- a CDS encoding thiamine pyrophosphate-requiring protein — translation MKLGTAIAEIMRREGIEILCGYPVNHLIEHAAKAEIRPVMVRQERVGIHMADAISRVTSGRSIGAFCMQHGPGAENAMGGVAQCFGESVPVLVLPMGYQRRLAHIEPNFNSSEAMKPFAKSSEPIILAAEVANIFRRAFTKLKNGRGGPVIVEIPSDMWNEEVPEPLDYTPVLRTRYGADPVHVKEAANLLVNAKRPVIYAGQGVHYAQAWPQLKRLAERLAIPVTTSLGGKSSFPETHPLSLGSGGLAVPRAVPKFLSEADVIFGIGCSFTETNFGIAMPKGKTIIHSTLDPNHLNKDVEAKIGLVGDAGLVLDALLEEIGKTVTADRDASAVAAEIAASHKEWLAKWMPKLTSNDAPLSPYRVLWDLQHTVDIENTIITHDAGSPRDQLSPFWKSVKPLTYLGWGKTTQLGYGLGLAMGAKLAKPDKLCINVWGDAAIGFTGMDFETAVRERIPIMSILLNNFSMAIELKVMPVSTEKYRSTDISGDYAAMARAFGGYGERVLRPEDIVPAIKRGIQKTKEGVPVLLEFITSKETEVSRPGT, via the coding sequence ATGAAGCTCGGCACCGCCATTGCGGAAATCATGAGGCGCGAGGGAATCGAGATCCTCTGCGGCTATCCGGTCAACCACCTGATCGAGCATGCGGCCAAGGCCGAGATCCGGCCCGTGATGGTGCGGCAGGAGCGCGTCGGCATCCACATGGCGGATGCGATTTCGCGGGTGACGTCGGGCCGCAGCATCGGCGCGTTCTGCATGCAGCATGGGCCGGGCGCCGAGAATGCGATGGGCGGCGTTGCGCAGTGCTTTGGCGAATCCGTGCCGGTGCTGGTGCTGCCGATGGGCTATCAGCGCCGGCTTGCGCATATCGAGCCGAACTTCAATTCCAGCGAGGCGATGAAGCCGTTCGCGAAATCGTCGGAGCCGATCATCCTCGCCGCGGAAGTCGCCAACATCTTCCGCCGCGCCTTCACGAAATTGAAGAACGGCCGCGGTGGTCCCGTGATCGTCGAAATCCCCTCCGACATGTGGAACGAGGAGGTGCCGGAGCCGCTCGACTACACGCCGGTGCTGCGCACCCGCTACGGCGCCGACCCGGTTCACGTGAAGGAAGCAGCTAATCTGCTCGTGAACGCGAAACGACCTGTGATCTATGCCGGCCAGGGCGTGCATTACGCGCAGGCCTGGCCGCAACTGAAGCGGCTCGCGGAGCGGCTGGCGATCCCTGTCACCACCAGCTTAGGGGGCAAATCGTCGTTCCCGGAAACGCATCCGCTCTCGCTCGGCTCGGGCGGCCTTGCAGTGCCGCGCGCGGTGCCGAAGTTTCTGAGCGAAGCCGACGTCATCTTCGGCATCGGCTGCTCGTTCACTGAAACAAACTTCGGCATCGCGATGCCGAAGGGCAAGACCATCATCCATTCCACGCTCGATCCCAATCATCTCAACAAGGACGTGGAGGCCAAGATCGGCCTCGTCGGTGACGCCGGCCTCGTGCTCGACGCGCTGCTGGAGGAGATCGGCAAGACCGTCACCGCGGATCGCGATGCTTCCGCCGTCGCCGCCGAGATCGCGGCCTCGCACAAGGAATGGCTGGCGAAATGGATGCCAAAACTCACCAGCAACGATGCGCCGCTCAGCCCCTATCGCGTGCTCTGGGATTTGCAGCACACCGTCGACATCGAGAACACCATCATCACGCATGATGCCGGCAGTCCGCGCGACCAGCTTTCGCCGTTCTGGAAGTCGGTCAAACCCCTCACCTATCTCGGCTGGGGCAAGACGACGCAGCTCGGCTACGGCCTCGGCCTTGCGATGGGCGCCAAGCTCGCAAAGCCCGACAAGCTCTGCATCAATGTCTGGGGCGATGCGGCGATCGGCTTTACGGGCATGGATTTCGAGACCGCGGTGCGCGAGCGCATCCCGATCATGTCGATCCTGCTGAACAATTTCTCGATGGCGATCGAGCTGAAGGTGATGCCGGTCTCGACCGAAAAATATCGCTCGACCGACATTTCCGGCGACTATGCCGCAATGGCGCGCGCCTTCGGCGGCTATGGCGAGCGGGTGTTGAGGCCGGAGGACATTGTCCCCGCGATCAAACGCGGCATCCAGAAGACGAAAGAAGGCGTCCCGGTGCTGCTGGAGTTCATCACCAGCAAGGAGACCGAGGTGTCGCGGCCGGGGACGTGA